A stretch of Bos taurus isolate L1 Dominette 01449 registration number 42190680 breed Hereford chromosome 5, ARS-UCD2.0, whole genome shotgun sequence DNA encodes these proteins:
- the LOC132342126 gene encoding basic proline-rich protein, which produces MARPRPRPARPGRPGVDSRRPPGFAPPSSQPAGPPGRAVRLRALAPPPEGRGPERRALIGPRPWWEDPEAARPYWAALQGAGLRVSPPPGGDSGGGSGSQARSARVGARPPAAAHSQGVGARALPRALSVSGPLGSKGLPARAVSPEKDWKAQPCARASGTGRGPGTSRTPPSWQGRGPTQACPWGSLPEEGSGPTREPGLSEPKKRLTYVPSKQRAAHPAVKSREQAAPLRVPAVPPTLGPRMAHGWARGSQSLGADTRRGATRWGEPRGCR; this is translated from the coding sequence AtggcccggccccggccccggcccgcgCGCCCCGGACGCCCCGGGGTAGATTCGCGGCGGCCACCAGGCTTCGCGCCGCCATCTTCCCAGCCCGCCGGCCCGCCCGGCCGCGCCGTGCGCCTGCGCGCCCTCGCCCCGCCCCCTGAAGGGCGTGGCCCGGAGCGGCGCGCCCTCATTGGGCCTCGCCCCTGGTGGGAGGATCCCGAAGCGGCGCGCCCTTATTGGGCCGCGCTCCAGGGGGCGGGGCTCCGCGTCTCCCCGCCCCCAGGCGGTGACAGCGGCGGCGGCTCCGGGTCGCAGGCTCGCTCGGCCCGGGTGGGAGCGCGCCCCCCGGCCGCGGCGCACTCGCAAGGCGTGGGGGCTCGGGCCCTGCCCCGGGCGCTCTCAGTCTCGGGTCCGCTCGGCTCCAAGGGTCTCCCCGCCCGCGCTGTCAGCCCGGAGAAAGACTGGAAGGCGCAGCCCTGCGCACGGGCCTCCGGGACTGGGAGGGGCCCTGGGACGTCCCGGACGCCGCCATCCTGGCAAGGGAGGGGGCCCACTCAGGCCTGCCCTTGGGGTTCCCTGCCTGAGGAGGGCTCTGGCCCCACTCGGGAGCCCGGTCTCAGTGAGCCGAAAAAACGCTTAACATACGTGCCTTCAAAACAGCGCGCCGCACACCCTGCCGTGAAGAGCAGGGAGCAGGCTGCCCCGCTGAGGGTCCCGGCAGTGCCGCCCACCCTCGGGCCCCGCATGGCACACGGATGGGCAAGAGGGTCTCAGAGTCTGGGGGCAGACACTAGGAGAGGCGCCACGCGGTGGGGGGAGCCTCGGGGCTGCCGCTGA